TGGTATAGCAAGGCAAAAAGACAGATGGTTTTAGAGACTGGATGCTGAGACCTTCATCCAGCAGTGGATTTATAATGGCTGATGATGAAATGAATCCTAGGCTCTCAATAATACaattcttctttaattgtgtattGTGTATCACTACTTTCTTTTATCTCATAGTAATAGTATATCATTTATTCAACATAtcatttttaatacagtaaaaactATACAgagaaaaacaaatcaatttgtTACCTTTCGAGTCAAAGAAAGTAAGAAGGCATCTGAAAACATCTTAAAGCCAGTGTGAAGTCCATGTGTTTTCCTATAAAtctataaaacatattttcaaatttcactaACTGATTTGATCTGACAaaaaatgtccatatatggatatgatgatgtcatatcactaccatatttgggcatatcactaccatatttgggcatatcactaccatatttgggcacatgacacttttttttgtcaaactagtttgatagtgtagacagggatTACCGAGTAGGCACTGAGGGGGCTGGGGCGGTGCACCACTTATAATTCAAAACCTGTACAAAATTGGCAAATTTGGCATACAGTACAGAAATACCAGGGAATTTCTCTCTTCTCTCAAAGTAAAAACCAATATtcattatgaatattcatatttaaacTCAGTGATAAAATATGGTaaagtaatagtaataattatagaaatcttactttattattaataattgtataatgtGATAAACTATGGTGAGCTGAATATTTTGCGATGACTTTTTCTGCTAAGTTGTCAAGATTTACAGAAGGAAAGTTGAGCAAGTCTTTCTCAATTTGCGGATGCAAATCTTGGCGGCATTGCATGCTATCCAACCAATCATCAACATGACCATTAGGACAGTAACATTTCTCATCATATACAGGACCTAGATAAACAatcaaaaatattgaaaaacaataattgacatacagtagaactccttctttaggacacctctattcaggagacatccctattaaataGAGAAACTTTCCCATTATTCAAATGACTAGTATCCTATACATTAtaaacatttcaaattaaaattatcttCTATCATAAAGAACACTAATTGTTGAATTACAGAGCTTAAtgtttactgtatataatggatgtttttttattcatattttcatgctattttaaaagtttaaaaaaaaatactaatgcaatcaacacagtacagtatttacagtgTTTGTAATTCTGAAATTCCAGTGTAAAGGAGACATTCTAGTGTGACTCTTCTAATACATATAGTATAATCTATAATCTCAGTGCCTAACACCTGAAATATTAACCTgagtgttttcattttatagtatacaatatgtatatttttgtcTATTTTTCAATTTCTAAAGAGCAGGGATTAGCTAACCCACCTCCACCTTGTTTCCgttattttattaattcacATGTTATTTTGAAAGTTAGTTCTTAACACAATATTATCAGTGATTGTGAAATGCCAGTGCAAGCTACtattcatttttcttttgtaaACAGTGGTAGACGAGGcagtaaaaatgtaattgtaatgtacagtatgttacaGTATAAATTCCATAAAATACTGCTGTGTAGTTTAAGTACCAAATTGAAATAGGTCACATAACCAATGACTTGTAATGGAACGCCTTTCAACACACTTGCACAATTGATCCTGCACAATAGTTAAGTGTATTGATTTTCATTGGGAGGGCtgcaataaatgtttttatactcAAAGTGCCAGTCCAACTtaaatttatagttttaaaattagaattttacaatgttaattgTTATGTAACAAATTGGGattttatcaattatatttgaagcatctttgcctcatctgtttttaacctctctCTACTGCCTTGTTTGCAACCAAGCAGAACATTCCAAATTTGAATCTTGGTTTGGATACAtaggctttttctcattcttacAGTATCCTTATCTtcattgtataataattttgaGTCATTCACTAGACTAGTCAGTTCTAATAACTATGATAaatttcacatttttattttaaattattattttaaatatatttacatagaTAACTTGAAGTTAAATAATGGCGTTTTTTTGTTcaactattatattttatttgtttagggGTCCGATtgagtttttttaaattctaacaCAGATCCtaaccaaaacaaaaataagaacaaataaaagaaacaaaattgttaatgttatgttaaaatattctattaaacttgtttattttcttttttggttgaataaatattatgaaaacCAAAAATGCATACTGACCTTTTAGAGTATATGGAGATTTGGCCACATGTTTCTCACCAATTTTAACATCAACTTGCATATTTTGATAACTTTCAAACATTCGATATCGTACAAGGAATGACCCATCATGTCTGTCGAGCACCTGTAACCAAATACGCCCTCTTCGGTCTTTGGGACCAACTTTTACTGTATACGTATTTTCTCCAGGTGAATCAGTAAAACTTAAAAagatttttattaaacaaaaaattactactactactgtatctcCAGTAAGAAGTTATTCTTGTTCTTTCTTTGGATGAAACATGGAAATTGGAAGGCAGTGATAGATCTGTCCCAGTAATAACTTAAACTATCTTTTggactgtattttaaaaaaatgtagagGGGCTGGGTGTTTCTGCCACcactttaataatatatagatCTGCCTGTCTACCGAGTGGCATGCTTTTACAcaagttgacataaatatacAACTAAACTTACAAATAAAGAGACAAAAAGTAAAGGCAATGTAAGgatttataattaattgtattgtccccccaaatcatgaaattaaattaataaaatcagacgtTGAATAGCTCACGttttaatttaacaaagtaaataacttccgtaggaaaaaaaacacaaaaataatgttttcacttatattataaaatgacaaaataaacatttaaattcaaccaaacacacattagctggcagccaatttgactattttttgttttaaaatacagtgaataactattatgtgacattaaaatggcttattataaaaaaattgaacaaattattttttcagggggacattacattttaaaatatttatgaacACTTACTTTTGACCATTTAAATCCACCGCTTGTATAAAGAAATATCGCGCAGGTACAGTAAAATCTGCCTTTAATCCTGGCCCCCATACAATAGTTTGTTTCGGACAAACAACTCTTTTCTGTTTGTCTTTTACCGATTCTGTTAATGTCACAAGACTGAAAAACATAACACTTGCAAACACTGTCTGAATAAACATTTGTAAACTTGGAATCCTCTGCATCATGAATGAGGTTGTTGTTGAGTGAGAacacaaaaatgtaaacaaataaatttaaagacgATAGTCGACGACGGTGTTTGATATCTCGTTATCaaacatttaaagaaaaatatccTAGGGGGCTAGTATTAAATACCgaaagagaaaaacaaattattacttCTCTATCTAAGTaatgaacaaaaaatgtgaCATTCGATTCATCGCCTGCTGACTTTGGACCCTTGATTGGTGTCTCACGATTGAGAGATTTCCGCCTCCGCACACTCTACGACTTTGTCCGGTCCATCCTCCGATAAGTAGCGCGAGCCAGCCTGACACACACCAACCACACACAGCAAGCAGAGTAGTAGAGGTCACGCACGATGACAGCAATTACGATTTGTAAACATGATGACGGAACTTCAAATTCACCGCTGAAGTTTACATACAGTAAACAAGGATTGACAGCTAACTTTACAACTATATTATTAATTCACAATGGGCTTGTAATACAAATAAATCATCAGAGCGTGAAAGTTAAAAGGATGGTTGATGTTTAGTAGGTCGAATCACCACCAAGGTCAGTTTATTTCCGCTGTCATATTCCACACAATAGAGGGCGCAATACAAGGAAAATTCCTTTTTTGGTTATAAGAACgaacaaaataaagataatactgtatatcattatCTTATCCTACTAATTAACATAaaagtattcattttttttcaaattttcgtTATCTCAGTATtcataaatacattaaattacttatttaaatgtaggcctatatattctCAGTTTAAAACAAGATAAACTgtacttaatttaatttatttggaaattatttcaaacaaaataaaacattctcTGTAAGAAAAAtagtatctaggcctaggcctaaaaggTTACatgttttttaacaatttatattcCAGCTAATCCGTGCTACAATAAAATAGCTAAATAAATCAATTTGATGTTGGGAAACATAGTTAAAAAGATGTAGTGCACCCTCTATATCACAATTTATTGTGAGTGAAGAAAGTATCCTCAAAACTACAGTTAAATAACAGACATTTTGTTTTCACCTGTTTATTCAAACAActattactaatattatgtaCAAGTAGTTTCAATAGCACATTTGCAAAAAACACTGCTTTATTTagctattattatttaatgttatataaacTGGAgtcatattttaaaacaaatgttcaCACATATTTTCCATTAACTCTCTAGTGAATCCAGTAAGTTACCGTATATAATTGTTGTTTTGTAAACTACCTCTGTTTTTCAACACTCTACTATTTTCACTGTAATTCCTCAAATGATCTGAACATACTTTGTTAGAGGATTTTTATTAAGTTCTTATTCAACATTAGTCAGTATTCCTTTAGTTTAATGAGGCTTCTGTACAAATCGCAAACCACAATAACCACATGAATGAGGTCCTTCAGGGTCCTgtaaaagaaagagaaaaattTGTCTTCAATACAAACATAATCATTCAGATTTAGTATGGGAGTAATTTCCATGTAGTTTACCATGAAGATTTGTATACAAGTTgcaatttttcaaattattttatttgtattgttttattctaCACTCAGAAGTTGCAGTGACACCTGTTTTTGGTTCCAGAGCGGTGGCTGGAACCAGCGGTGCATGCAGGCCCAAACGGTTGACTGCAGGCAGTTCTTACTGTAGGTCGTGTTTTCAGCCCCAAGTAGTCCATGCAGCTCTTGAGTGTTTTCTGCCCCTGGATAATGCATGCAGCCACTGACCTGGTGTTGCCTACGATTATTGCCTGTCCTGCTGATATGACTTATCCCTTTCAATGCCTGCAGCACCTGATATTTCATCTGCCACCCTGACCCAATAAATAGAACCCTTAAGTTGCCTAGTATACTTACCAGGTTAATGAATACTTTAGATGGAACCCTTAAGTTACCTAGTATACTTACCAGGTTAATGAATACTTTAGATGGAACCCTTAAGTTACCTAGTATACTTACCAGGTTAATGAATACTTTAGATGGAACCCTTAAGTTACCTAGTATACTTACCAGGTTAATGAATACTTTAGATGGAACACTTAAGTTACCTAGTATACTTACCAGGTTAATGAATACTTTAGATGGAACCCTTAAGTTACCTAGTATACTTACCAGGTTAATGAATACTTTAGATGGAACCCTTAAGTTACCTAGTATACTTACCAGGTTAATGAATACTTTAGATGGAACCCTTAAGTTACCTAGTATACTTACCAGGTTAATGAATACTTTAGGATGCCCTAGTGGTCCTCCACCGCCATTACAGTAAACGTTTCTGCCATCTATCTCAGTCGGTTCAACTTCAGCTATCATGTCTATTGCAAAATTTTCGTTCACCTATGTATAAAAGAGTCCTTAGCTATTGAAAagtgataattaaaataagacaaataaactttaaataaacatatttaattttgtatttaatattatattattaattttaaataattaaaaaaaaatgttaaatgttattttaccattttttctcTGCCAACAAATCTTGCTCGTCTAACATCAGATTCTTCAAATGACTGAAAAACgaatgatttaataatattaataaattaaattattaaaataataattaggctctatataggcctatgtttattgttttaacttttattatataaattaaaattaaattcctGATCTCCTCACTCAATTAATTAACGATTTTCACATTCGTGTGAGGACCAATCACAACAAACAAAGTGGACATCTGTTTTCTAATCCCTCCCCTCCCTAATCCCTCctctactacctaggcctaggctagactacTCTAGGCCTAACTAGGTTAGTTAGGCCGAGACTAGCTAGGCCAGACAGAGAGAGTAGTCTAGACCTAGCCGgttgcaggtcaagtcggccccaaaccgtctcggccaaagtcaagtcggccccacgtcaagtcggccccaagtcaactcggcctcaagtcaactcgg
This region of Antedon mediterranea chromosome 8, ecAntMedi1.1, whole genome shotgun sequence genomic DNA includes:
- the LOC140056029 gene encoding NADH dehydrogenase [ubiquinone] iron-sulfur protein 6, mitochondrial-like yields the protein MAALRRTNLLLSRAGIEWNLARFQQLPKLSCGIRQYATEEKVTHTGQSFEESDVRRARFVGREKMVNENFAIDMIAEVEPTEIDGRNVYCNGGGGPLGHPKVFINLDPEGPHSCGYCGLRFVQKPH